One window of the Coregonus clupeaformis isolate EN_2021a unplaced genomic scaffold, ASM2061545v1 scaf0796, whole genome shotgun sequence genome contains the following:
- the LOC123485678 gene encoding protein BUD31 homolog → MPKVKRSRKPPPDGWELIEPTLDELDQKMREAETEPHEGKRKVESLWPIFRLHHQRSRYIFDLFYKRKAISRELYDYCIKESYADKNLIAKWKKQGYENLCCLRCIQTRDTNFGTNCICRVPKSKLEVGRIIECTHCGCRGCSG, encoded by the exons ATGCCGAAAGTGAAGAGGAGCAGGAAGCCACCTCCGGATGGCTGGGAGTTGATTGAACCGACCTTGGACGAACTAGACCAAAAGATGAGAGAAG CCGAGACGGAGCCTCACGAGGGAAAGCGGAAGGTGGAGTCGCTGTGGCCGATATTCAGACTGCATCATCAGCGGAGCCGATATATCTTCGACCTGTTCTACAAGAGGAAGGCCATCAGCAGAG agctgtatgactactgtataaagGAGAGTTATGCTGATAAGAACCTGATAGCTAAGTGGAAGAAGCAGGGCTATGAGAACCTGTGCTGTCTCCGCTGCATCCAGACACGAGACACCAACTTTGGAACCAACTGTATCTGTAGAGTCCCCAAGAGCAAACTGGAAGTG gGGAGGATAATCGAGTGTACCCACTGTGGCTGCCGAGGCTGCTCCGGCTGA
- the LOC123485677 gene encoding ATP synthase subunit f, mitochondrial-like: MADRIVPVGEKRLMDVKLGELGSWLGKRDFTPNGVLASIRNGHDRYYNKYINVKKGGIGGVAMLLVGYVALSYMWEFDHLKHDRWRKYH, translated from the exons TTCCCGTGGGTGAGAAGCGTCTGATGGATGTGAAGCTGGGAGAGCTGGGCTCGTGGCTGGGCAAGAGGGACTTCACTCCCAACGGAGTCCTCGCCAGCATCCGCAATG GTCATGACAGATATTACAACAAGTACATCAACGTGAAGAAGGGAGGTATTGGAGGCGTGGCCATGCTGCTGGTTGGATACGTGGCCCTCAGCTACATGTGGGAGTTCGACCACCTCA AGCACGACCGCTGGAGGAAGTACCACTAA
- the LOC121555969 gene encoding cleavage and polyadenylation specificity factor subunit 4: protein MQDLIATVDHIKFDLEIAVEQQLGAQPLPFPGMDIRGCGVCEFFMRAACLKGGMCPFRHISGEKTVVCKHWLRGLCKKGDQCEFLHEYDMTKMPECYFYSKFGECSNKECPFLHIDPESKIKDCPWYDRGFCKHGPDCRHRHTRRVICVNYLVGFCPEGRACKFMHPRFELPMGATEQPPLPAQILGHQKPLPSLGRSSLSLIQLTNPGGGAGHHQQHHHHQRQPYSSGPSMHQHHNNMGGGNRGPRPLDQVTCYKCGEKGHYANKCTKGHLAFLSGQ, encoded by the exons ATGCAGGACCTGATAGCCACCGTGGACCACATCAAGTTCGACCTAGAGATAGCTGTGGAGCAGCAGCTGGGGGCGCAGCCTCTCCCCTTCCCCGGGATGGACA TCCGGGGCTGCGGTGTGTGTGAGTTCTTCATGAGAGCAGCCTGTCTCAAAG GTGGGATGTGTCCGTTCCGTCACATCAGTGGGGAGAAGACGGTGGTTTGTAAACACTGGCTCAGAGGACTCTGTAAGAAGGGAGACCAGTGTGAGTTTCTCCACGAGTACGACATGACCAAGATGCCGGAGTGTTACTTCTACTCCAAGttcg gagaGTGCAGTAACAAGGAGTGTCCGTTCCTCCACATCGACCCAGAGTCTAAGATCAAAGACTGCCCCTGGTATGACAGAGGCTTCTGCAAACATG gtcCAGACTGCAGACATCGCCACACCAGGAGAGTGATCTGTGTGAACTACTTGGTTGGTTTTTGTCCAGAGGGCCGCGCCTGTAAATTCATGCA CCCGCGGTTTGAGCTGCCGATGGGAGCCACGGAACAGCCTCCCCTACCAGCACAGATACTGGGTCACCAGAAg CCGCTGCCTTCGCTCGGCCGCTCGTCCCTGTCACTCATCCAGCTGACCAATCCCGGGGGAGGGGCGGGTCATCACCAGCAGCATCACCACCATCAACGCCAGCCGTACTCCTCTGGTCCCAGCATGCATCAGCACCACAACAACATGGGAGGAGGGAACAGGGGGCCGCGTCCGTTAGACCAGGTCACCTGCTACAAG tgtggtGAGAAGGGTCACTATGCCAACAAATGCACCAAAGGACACCTGGCGTTCCTCAgtggacaataa